The sequence below is a genomic window from Streptomyces sp. B21-105.
GTGCGCGGCACGGGCAGCAGATGCCCGGCCTCCAGCCGTGCGGACGCCGTCAGCGGACCGCCCGCGCGGACGAACGCGATGTGCTCGGTGACCATAGGGGAGCCGAGGGCCTCGGCCCGCTCGGCGAGAGCGGTGAGCCGGCCCGCGCCGGGGCGCTCCGCGTCGCCGAGCCCGAGCGAGACGCCGTGCGGGATCACGGTGACCCCGCGTTCGCGCAGCCGCAGCAGCGAGCCCGGCAGGTGGCCGGGACACACGTTCTCGGCGACGGCCTCGACCCAGTCGATGCCCTGCATGCGCTCCACGGCGTCCGCGATCTCCGGCCGCCAGCCGATCCCCGTTCCCAGTCGCACCATGGTCCCCCGCCTCCTTCGTCCCCCTGCACGGTGACGGTGATATGACCCCGCGGTCCGCGCCCGAACCGCGCCCGGCCCTGCTTCAGAGCAACATTTGAGGTTCGGCACGGCAGGACGCCGGGGGGCGGGGGCCGGGCCTCGATGCGACGTGGAGGCCGCGAGGCCGCGAGGGGGCGAGGGGGCGCGGAGGGTCGGGGTCGGGGGGCAGGGGGGGAGCGCGGAGAACGCGAGGGATCAGCGGGCGCGCAGGGCCGGATGGTCCGCGACGACCGTGCAGCTGCCCGGCGCGATCTCGGTGAACCCCGCGTCCCGGACCAGCGGCAGTCCGGCCGCCGTCAACTCGGACCAGCGCCGCGGCGGTGCGGTCCGCACGGCGAGCGGAAAGCCCTCCTCGCGCCATGCGGCCCGCTCCGCGTCGGACAGCTCCCACCAGGCGAGCTGAGCGCCGTGCCCGGCCTGCGCCATCGCCTTCCCCGCCGACATGTCCACCTCGGGGCTCATCCACAGCACGACAGTCCCCGGCTCCACGGCGCCGGGCGGCTGCGGGTCGTCGAGCTCGGTTCCGGAGACCTGGAGCTTCGCCAGCTCCTTCGGCCAGCCGTCCAGCGGCACGGGCGGGAACACCCGCACCTGTGCCGACTTCCCGGTGACGGTGATGCCGGGCAGCTCCGCCGCCCGCCGCCACTCCGCCCCCCGGGCCCGCCGCACCACCTTGCGGATCCGGGCGTCCTGCCAGTCCCGCATGACCTGAGCCCACTCCCCGTCCCCGACGGACCGCTCGTCCCCGAGCATGACGAGCACGGCCCGCGCGGCGGTCTCCAGGGCGTCGACGCGCGCGGGGGGAGCGGACTTCTCCACCTGCACGACGAGGGGCAGCACGAACTGCGGTGCCCGGTCACGGGGGTTCGGCTCGGTCTGGAACGGACTCTCACTCACCCGCGCAGGCTACTGGACCCGCGAGAGGATGTTCCTCATGGAACGCGATCTACGCCTCGAGGGGGTGGGCCGCCGCTACGGCTTACGCGGCCCCTGGGTGCTGCGCCACGTGACCCTGCGGCCGGAGCCCGCCACGCTCACCCGCGTCGCGGGCGGCAACGGGACCGGAAAGTCCACCCTGCTGCGCCTGCTGGCCCGCGTCGACGCCCCCACGGAGGGCAGGGTCACCGGCCGCCCCCGCACCGCCTACGTCCCCGAACGCTTCCCCGCCGCCCTCCCGTTCACGGCCGCCGGCTACCTCACCCACCTCGGCGCGGTGCACGGCCTGTCCCGCCCGGCCGCAGAGCGCGCCGCGGACCACTGGCTGGACCGCTTCGGCGCCGGAGCGCACGCCGCCACCCCCATGAACCGTCTGTCGAAGGGCAGCAGCCAGAAGGTCGCCGTGGCGCAGGCGCTCCTCGCCGAACCCGAACTGCTGATCCTGGACGAGGCGTGGACCGGCCTGGACGCGGACGCGCGGCCCGAGCTGGAGCGGGCGGTCGCCGAGCGGACGGCGGCCGGCGCGGCGGTCGTCTTCGTCGACCACGACCCCCGCCGCCTCGCCGCCGCCACCGACGTCGTACTCACCGTCCGGAACGGCGCTCTGCACGCGCGCGTGGACGCCGACCCCGGCCCGGACGCCGCGCCCCTCGGCCCGCACACGACGGTCGAGGTGCACGGTACGGCCGTGGCCCTGCCGCCGGACGCGCTCCGGTTGGCCACCTCGGCCGAACGGACGGCCGAGCGCCGCCACCGGCTCACCGTCCCTGTCTCGCACTCCGACATCCTGCTCCGCGCTCTGCTGACCGCCGACCCGCCGTGGCACGTGGTGAGCGTCCGTCAAGAAGAGAGCCGCCCGTGACCGCCCTGCTGCGTTACCAGAGCGCCCTGCTGGTCCGTTCGCAGCGCTGGCTGCCGCCGTTCCTGCTGTACG
It includes:
- a CDS encoding aminoacyl-tRNA hydrolase encodes the protein MSESPFQTEPNPRDRAPQFVLPLVVQVEKSAPPARVDALETAARAVLVMLGDERSVGDGEWAQVMRDWQDARIRKVVRRARGAEWRRAAELPGITVTGKSAQVRVFPPVPLDGWPKELAKLQVSGTELDDPQPPGAVEPGTVVLWMSPEVDMSAGKAMAQAGHGAQLAWWELSDAERAAWREEGFPLAVRTAPPRRWSELTAAGLPLVRDAGFTEIAPGSCTVVADHPALRAR
- a CDS encoding ATP-binding cassette domain-containing protein; its protein translation is MERDLRLEGVGRRYGLRGPWVLRHVTLRPEPATLTRVAGGNGTGKSTLLRLLARVDAPTEGRVTGRPRTAYVPERFPAALPFTAAGYLTHLGAVHGLSRPAAERAADHWLDRFGAGAHAATPMNRLSKGSSQKVAVAQALLAEPELLILDEAWTGLDADARPELERAVAERTAAGAAVVFVDHDPRRLAAATDVVLTVRNGALHARVDADPGPDAAPLGPHTTVEVHGTAVALPPDALRLATSAERTAERRHRLTVPVSHSDILLRALLTADPPWHVVSVRQEESRP